In Citrus sinensis cultivar Valencia sweet orange chromosome 4, DVS_A1.0, whole genome shotgun sequence, one DNA window encodes the following:
- the LOC102621586 gene encoding uncharacterized protein LOC102621586 has product MAKSDNKPSKKKSKKNKNNGPKSVAMKNKSTKADNPFETIWSRRKFDILGKKRKGEEVRIGLSRSLAIQKRTNTLLKEYEQSGKSSVFVDKRIGERNDGLGEFDKAIMRSQRQRQLKLGKKSKYNLSDGEEDEFEMPGIDSLSGRDDFEDDMLSDDGDNDDEDESRSNVLKQLSSHHRQNSDEGDLMEGEKNKHKSKKEIMEEVILKSKYFKAQKAKEKEENEQLMEELDKSFSSLVQSEVLLSLTEPSKMNALKALVNKGIPNEHVKRDDQNMETSKQEQPDSYDKLVKEMALDMRARPSDRTKTAEEIAQEERERLERLEEERQKRMLATDDTSDEDNEDEEKSSTQRPRSISGDDLGDSFTFDEEPKPKRGWVDEVLERKDTTESEDEDSSEDSGDADGVDVEPDEDNDENENTITLKDWEQSDNDDLGTDLEEDEEGERELDDDEDDSADGEKEIEPKGNKVLKEKVKIKEKDNKFFNAKKMKSDHTQPSTQPDIPFLIDAPKSLEEFCALVENCSNADKIVVINRIRASNAIKLAAENRKKMQVFYGVLLQYFAVSANKKPLNFELLNLLVMPLMEMSVEIPYFAAICARQRILRTRTQLCEDIKNPENGCWPSLKTLFLLKLWSMIFPCSDFRHVVMTPAILLMCEYLMRCPVMSGRDIAIGSFLCSMVLSVSRQSRKFCPEVIAFLRTLLVASTDSKPTSYQESEFHHLLEFKALRPLLCIRDCVNNINPLNFLVIMELPDDSSFFRSDNFRASLLMTVMETLRGFVDIYGGLNSFPEIFLPLARLLLDLAQQENMLAALQEKFKDAAEVIKKKVDEHHMVRQPLQMCKKKPVPIKLLNPKFEENFVKGRDYDPDRERAEARKLKKLIKREAKGAARELRKDNYFLSQVKEKEKAVLAEEKAEKFGKAKAFLQEQEHAFKSGQLGRGRKRRK; this is encoded by the exons ATGGCTAAATCCGACAACAAGCCGAGCaagaaaaagtcaaaaaagaacaagaacaatGGCCCAAAGTCGGTAGCCATGAAGAACAAATCCACCAAAGCCGACAACCCGTTCGAGACCATCTGGTCTCGGCGCAAATTCGACATTTTGGGCAAGAAACGCAAGGGCGAGGAGGTACGCATTGGACTCTCTCGCTCGCTAGCCATCCAGAAGAGGACCAATACGCTGCTCAAAGAGTACGAGCAGAGTGGCAAATCCTCGGTCTTTGTCGATAAGCGTATTGGTGAACGAAACGATGGGTTGGGAGAGTTTGATAAGGCTATCATGCGCTCTCAGCGCCAGCGTCAG CTGAAATTGGGCAAGAAAAGCAAGTATAATCTATCGGATGGAGAAGAGGATGAGTTTGAAATGCCTGGCATTGATTCGCTCTCTGGAAGAGATGATTTTGAGGATGACATGCTATCTGATGATggtgataatgatgatgaagatgaga GTAGATCAAATGTGTTGAAGCAACTTAGTTCTCATCATAGACAGAATTCAGATGAAGGGGATCTGATGGAAGGAGAGAAGAAT AAGCACAAGAGCAAGAAGGAAATTATGGAAGAGGTTATTCTGAAGAGCAAATATTTCAAG GCACAAAAAGCTAAAGagaaggaagaaaatgaacaGTTGATGGAAGAATTGGATAAGTCCTTCTCATCTCTAGTCCAGTCTGAGGTGCTATTGTCATTGACTGAACCTAGCAAGATGAATGCCTTGAAAGCTCTTGTCAACAAGGGCATTCCAAATGAGCATGTGAAGAGGGATGATCAAAATATGGAAACATCTAAACAG GAACAACCTGATTCTTATGACAAACTTGTTAAAGAGATGGCATTGGATATGCGTGCACGACCATCAGACAGGACAAAGACGGCTGAGGAGATTGCCCAAGAGGAGAGAGAACGACTAGAGCGATTGGAG GAGGAACGTCAGAAAAGGATGTTAGCAACTGATGACACTAGTGACGAAGACAATGAAGATGAGGAGAAATCTTCCACCCAGAGGCCAAGATCAATTTCTGGGGATGATCTGGGTGATTCTTTCACATTCGATGAAGAGCCTAAGCCTAAAAGGGGCTGGGTAGATGAAGTACTTGAAAGAAAGGATACAACCGAGAGTGAAGATGAGGATTCCTCTGAGGATTCAGGTGATGCTGATGGTGTTGATGTGGAGCCTGATGAAgataatgatgaaaatgaaaatactaTAACCTTGAAAGACTGGGAGCAAAGTGACAATGATGATCTTGGCACAGATTTGGAGGAGGATGAAGAGGGCGAGAGAGAGttggatgatgatgaagatgacaGTGCTGATGGTGAGAAAGAGATTGAACCAAAAGGAAACAAAGTCTTGAAGGAAAAAGTTAAGATCAAGGAAAAAGATAACAAGTTTTTTAATGcgaagaaaatgaaatcagATCATACACAGCCTTCAACTCAACCAGATATTCCTTTTCTGATTGACGCTCCTAAGAGCCTGGAAGAATTTTGTGCATTAGTGGAGAATTGCTCTAATGCTGACAAGATTGTGGTTATAAATCGAATTAGGGCAAGTAATGCAATTAAACTTGCAGCAGAAAATCGAAAGAAAATGCAA GTATTTTATGGTGTTCTACTGCAGTATTTTGCTGTCTCAGCAAACAAAAAGCCCCTTAACTTTGAGTTGTTGAATTTGCTGGTCATGCCACTGATGGAAATGAGTGTTGAAATCCCATACTTTGCTGCAATATGTGCTCGTCAGCGAATCTTACGGACCCGAACCCAGCTTTGTGAGGATATCAAGAACCCAG AAAATGGCTGTTGGCCTTCTTTGAAAACATTGTTCCTCTTGAAGCTGTGGTCCATGATTTTTCCATGTTCTGACTTCCGGCATGTAGTAATGACTCCAGCAATACTGCTGATGTGTGAATATCTCATGCGTTGTCCTGTCATGTCAGGCCGGGATATTGCTATCGGTTCTTTCTTGTGTTCCATGGTTCTTAGT GTCAGTAGACAATCTCGGAAGTTCTGTCCAGAGGTTATTGCATTTCTCCGAACTTTGCTCGTGGCCTCTACAGACAGTAAACCAACATCTTATCAGGAGTCTGAG TTTCACCATCTTCTGGAATTTAAAGCACTCAGGCCCCTGCTTTGTATACGTGATTGTGTAAATAATATCAATCCACTGAATTTCCTTGTGATAATGGAATTGCCAGATGACTCTTCTTTTTTCAGATCCGATAATTTTAG GGCTAGTTTGCTGATGACTGTGATGGAAACACTTAGAGGATTTGTTGACATTTACGGAGGATTGAATTCTTTTCCTGAAATCTTCTTGCCATTAGCAAGATTGTTACTGGATTTGGCACAGCAGGAGAACATGCTAGCTGctttacaagaaaaatttaaagatgCTGCTGAAGTTATTAAGAAGAAAGTTGATGAACATCACATGGTGCGGCAGCCActccaaatgtgcaagaagaAGCCAGTGCCCATTAAATTGTtgaatccaaaatttgaggagAA CTTTGTTAAGGGTAGAGATTATGATCCAGATCGTGAACGGGCGGAAGCAAGAAAGTTGAAGAAACTCATAAAACGTGAAGCCAAAGGTGCTGCTCGGGAATTGCGTAAAGACAATTATTTCTTATCTCAggtaaaggaaaaagagaaggCAGTGTTAGCGGAAGAAAAAGCTGAGAAATTTGGGAAGGCAAAAGCTTTCCTTCAAGAACAAGAACATGCATTCAAATCTGGACAACTGGGAAGAGgcaggaagagaaggaaataA
- the LOC102621029 gene encoding E3 ubiquitin-protein ligase At3g02290, with protein MGSLCCCFRVNDHEDSSLSNSNDNEGCRCPNCRLHTLLNKYTALFKKDETLAGPSDAHQGAALSTSNSSSSSPSSCNILPEIVTSQLRTMRFDPQLLHKQLRYGDSTNYPERAEEDGRLTKLERLDLLLKSPLRKLGPEDEDVCPTCLEEYTLENPKIVTQCRHHYHLSCIYEWMERSPTCPVCSKVMVFDETT; from the exons ATGGGTTCTTTATGTTGTTGTTTTCGTGTCAACGATCATGAAGATAGTAGCTTAAGTAATTCCAACGATAATGAAGGCTGCAGGTGTCCAAATTGCCGCCTCCACACCTTACTCAACAag TATACAGCATTATTCAAGAAAGATGAAACCCTTGCTGGCCCTTCTGATGCCCATCAAGGCGCAGCCTTATCAACTTCTAATTCTTCTTCTAGTTCGCCGTCGTCTTGTAATATACTCCCTGAGATCGTTACATCTCAGCTAAGAACTATGCGTTTTGATCCTCAGCTCTTGCACAAACAACTTAGATATGGTGATAGTACTAATTACCCGGAACGTGCCGAGGAAGACGGTAGGTTGACTAAATTGGAACGTTTAGATCTCTTGCTGAAATCACCCCTCAGGAAATTGGGACCTGAAGACGAGGATGTCTGTCCCACGTGTCTTGAAG AGTACACTCTTGAAAATCCAAAGATAGTGACACAGTGTCGTCACCACTACCATCTAAGCTGTATATATGAGTGGATGGAGAGAAGCCCAACATGTCCTGTTTGCAGCAAG GTGATGGTATTTGATGAAACAACTTGA
- the LOC102621301 gene encoding uncharacterized protein LOC102621301: MGKKSTGTRLPNFCLNRIRPLVKVRSPPIKSKLPNAINSATNGSDHNKCNNPGINVGEEKSNDGQKLVSSGRKIMIVVDSSNEAKGALQWSLTHTVQSQDKVVLVYVIKPSNNKQATGEESGKQRAPRGYEFVHSLKNMCQQKRPEVQFEVAVVEGKEKGPAIVEEARKQGVALLVLGQKKRSTTWRLFMMWAGNRVPGGSFVEYCIQNADCMAVAVRRKSKKLGGYLITTKRHKDFWLLA, translated from the exons ATGGGCAAGAAGAGTACCGGCACAAGGTTGCCAAATTTCTGTCTAAACAGGATTAGGCCGCTTGTTAAAGTGCGTTCCCCGCCTATAAAATCCAAGCTGCCTAATGCCATTAATTCTGCCACAAATGGAAGTGATCATAACAAGTGCAACAATCCCGGCATTAATGTCGGAGAAGAGAAGTCGAACGACGGCCAGAAATTGGTAAGTAGTGGTCGGAAGATCATGATCGTGGTTGATTCTAGCAATGAAGCTAAGGGAGCACTGCAATGGTCACTCACTCACACGGTTCAGAGTCAGGACAAAGTTGTTCTGGTTTATGTCATCAAGCCTTCTAATAATAAACAAG CCACGGGTGAAGAATCCGGGAAGCAGAGAGCTCCAAGGGGCTACGAATTTGTTCATTCATTAAAGAATATGTGTCAGCAGAAGAGACCAGAA GTACAATTTGAGGTTGCAGTGGTGGAAGGGAAAGAGAAAGGTCCAGCAATAGTGGAAGAAGCAAGGAAACAAGGGGTGGCGCTTCTTGTTTTGGGGCAGAAAAAGCGGTCCACAACGTGGCGGCTTTTTATGATGTGGGCAGGGAATCGAGTCCCAGGTGGTAGTTTTGTCGAATACTGTATTCAAAATGCTGATTGCATGGCGGTTGCCGTGAGGAGAAAGAGCAAGAAACTAGGAGGTTATTTAATCACCACCAAACGTCACAAAGATTTCTGGCTCTTGGCTTAA